The genomic DNA TCCTCGTGTTTGCGTCCACTCAACACCCGCGGTAacatatatccatatatatatatatatatgtaggtatatatgtatatatatatatatatatatgtaggtctatatatatatatatatatatatatgtacatatatatatatatatagagagagagagagtaaGGCTCTCGTATCCCGAAAAAGCCTTCAGAAAGGTCCTATCCACTAATATGTTTCTTCGTGTGACACTTTGCCGGACCACGGCCATTAGCGTTCCAGGGTTGCGCTCGATTTGCCAATACAGAATGTCAACAAATTCTTCGCTGCTCTCACTCAGCATGGTATTTTAAATTCTTATTCGTGTCGAGGAATTGGTTTAAAACTAGAAAGAAAGCAACTGCGTTTGCCTGTTTTTTGCTACATTTTCAAGAAAGTAAAAGCCCAAAAGTACGTTCGCTCGACACTTGAGCTCGCGGAGATGGAGTGTGAACTTGGCGGCGGAGGGATACGGTTAACTGCAACTCTCGGTCTTTCTTTCGACTGCCCTTACAAGTCAGAGATGTACTTGTTGTAGTACTTTCGCTGACGACGGTTGATGCGGCTGAGCCCGAGGgcttcgcgttcgcgcgcGACTTCCTCCCAGCGCGCCTTCATCACCTGCGCGTATTGAGAAAAACCAAAATGTCCATGTGCGGCACAAGAGAGGccagaaagacgagaaccACACCAGCATGACTCCCGCGTGCGCTACGTGTCAGATACTCGACAACTGCGGAGGTGAGCTCcaccccccctcccccccctccccccccaaaagaaaagcgaagcCATGGCGAGACGGGACAGGGGGTTTAGGCGGGAAGATCCGGAGCGCAGCGTCGGGGCTGCTGGGATGTCGAACTGTGACGCTGAACTGTCTCATTCAAACTTCGCACGGcagcaggaaagagaaacgcgacgcggGGCTGTTCGTCCACCCCCGGTCGGGTCCTGGTTCGCGTCTCACCTCCGGTTTCTCATACTTGGCGATGCACTTATGCACGGCGGCTGCATAGGATCGGCAGGCGATGAAAGTGAACGTGCGTTCACACATGCAGTCATAGTAGTCGTCGAGCTCGGGCCTGAAAAGCAAGCAGCGCACTGCTCCGTCAAACCGTCGCCCTATCCCGGGAAGGATTCTACATATGCCTCAAAGTTCGTGTGGGCCAGCGCAAGCACcagacgaaaacgacgagagcgcgagaggtCACCACCTGGCAGGGACACAAAGGAGTCTGTGCAGAGGCAGTGTATTTTGCGGCCGATGGCTTTTTCGGTTGGTCGCCTCGAAATTCACTGCCTGCCTATTTCCTTGTCTAGCTGCGGAACAAATGTCCTTTCCAAGGGCGAAGACCTCCCTTTTCTGGCGACCGTGCACCGTaggcagagaggcgtttTTTCCTACGCATGTCTTGAGCCTTTGTTTCTCATTAAGAGTGGAAATTATGACTGCGAGATGTACCTGCATTTGTCTCTGATTTCTTTCCCAATCTGGGCGCGAATGgcgtcgttttccttcttctcgtaATGCGTCGCTTGCTTGGCTTCGAAGTACTCTACGCGGCGACGAGTTCGCTGGTGAATCTCATCAGGATGCAGCACTGTGCCGGGAATCCGCGAACCTTTTGAGCTCTGCGAAGACGAAGCTGAGGAGGGATCCGCGCCTGAATTTCGAGCCTCGCAAGGGGAGTGCCCGGGCTCTTCAGGAGACCCTCCAGTGGAGCCTCGCATCTCGAGACTTGGGCGCGAAGTCTTCCTGCGGAGGCGTCGTTTGTCttgaaaagaaagaaaagaaagacactTGGCCGTCGTGGAACAAGCGGTCGCCGCGAATGTGATTCAATTACAACGGGAGACGGGACCGACACGTGTGGAATTTTGTGGAACCTTGACTAAGAGGACAAAGAACATCACTCCTCATCAGCAGAAAGGGAGGCCTCTGAAACAACACATTCATGTTTGAATACAGGCATGCCCAGAATAGGTTGTGTCTCTAATATACAAAaagatatacacatacagagACCGGTTTGTCACGTGGACATGTGAGCGTGCGGCGGCAGAAGTCGAACAAAAAGACAAGTGGTTCTCCTCCAGTCAAAGAAGCCGCTGACATCTCACCTAATGACTTGCCAAGTTCTCTGTAGTTCGCTGAACACTCAACGTGATCAAGCGCGTTCACAGCTGCGAAAGCGTACCCAACTCGCGCCTGGCAGATTGATGCACAACAAACCGTAGAAACTCACACAAGCAGattgtgcatgcacacacgccGACTTCGCGAGAAGTGATTTCGGACGAGGAACGCGCCGAGCCGTCGATTTTTGAAGCCAGTGcacgtctcttctcgtcaCCGACGGTCAcgatgtgtctctctgtgggTAAAAATATCGGTTTTGCAGCGTTTTCGTTATGCGGGTGAATTGCGCCCAATTGCCTCAGCGTTCCCGTTCGCTGCTGGTGTGTTTGCTGTGGCTCCGGGCTCCTACCCATTTCTTacttgtttcctttccccgtGGGACCATTTCCGTCGTTACGATCCAGTAGCGATTCGTTTCCATAGCGGATAGACAGCAGGCAGATGTTTCCACACTCCACGCCTGATTAgtttttcgcctcttggTGTGACTTGCTCGGGGACTGTCCACAAGCGAGAGGTGACTCGAGCTCGACTGATTACCGGTcatctctcccgtcttttcgcTATTCTGCTGGATCCGCATCAAAAGGGAAGACCTCCACAAAAATGAGTTCCCTCTCCGCAAGCATCACCAGGGAGATTCTCGGCTCTCTGGTGGCCAACCGCGCTCGCTGCGCCGGCCTGCCAAAACCCCCATCCGGGCTGAACAGTCACTGGATTGTACAGCAGAGAAGATCGGCTCTCGGGTCTTTTCGAAGGAGGTTTTCCGGCGGTTCACACCGTCGTTCTATCGCAGATCAAAAGGCAGCGTCCGAAACGCATTGTATACCCTGCGTTCTGACCGGCGGTCAAGCGGGGTCCGAGCCCCTCGTTTCCCGCCGATTTTTCCTCGGGAATTTGGCAGCTTCTTACTCCGGAACGAACTTGGTTTGCCGGGGTGGTACcactcttctctttttgggAGCGCCAGCGCGGTATAATGGGACTGTCACCGCTGCCTCGCAGTCAACAGACGCAGGTACGGGAAAAGTACCGCGAATAACTTCAGGAAATTTACTCCCGCTCGTTGCGGACCTAAGATGCTGAATATATGACTCCAGTTATGAGATGCAGACAACCAAGCTTTTTGATTGCTGTAAACCACTTCCGGAACCCAGACTGTTACCTTTTCATAAGCTGTAGATGTCGTTTCAGCGAACGGGTGACTATCCGTCTGGAGCAAGTCACTGGCCGTGGGGGACCTGGGCTTATATATTGTCTGTGTCCCGTCACACAGTGACAGGTGTTCATTTAAGTTTGTGGCTGCGACTCGTGTTTGCTAGCTTTTCCGAGCTTTTGAAAGAATCCGTAGGGGTGGCTTTTGGTAGATACCAGCGTAGCAATCACAGAGTAGGAGGAGTCCGTTCCCCGGCACCGCTTCCTGAGGGTCATTGTTGCTGGAACCTCATACGGAGTTCGGTTGTACGCTGTTGCTCCGTTCTTGCCGACCTCGATTTCTGGGTCAATTTCTTCCATGGCGTTTCGTTACTCGAacttctcttctgtgtcgttGTTCGCGCTTGTGATGTCTCACCTCAGCCGACCGCCCAGCCAAcacggacgaggaagaggtaAGTTCCGCATGCGCTTGGAAGGAAGGAGTTTTTACGTAGCGGCAGTCGTTTTCATCTCGCCTGTCGGCCTCCGGTGTGCATGCCGCGCGATCATTTCCCTGCGTGTGTGCTGTCCGTTTTTTAGGACTTGAGGAAAAAGTTAGACGACCTCGTCAAGTCCACCGCCGTCGTACTGTTCATGAAAGGCTCTCCAAAAGCACCCATGTGTGGTTTTTCCGCGAGGGCAGTTGGGATATTGAACTCCTTAGACGTCGATGAGTATACGTTCGTGAACATTCTACAGTACCCTGATGTACGTGCACTGGCGAAAAAACACTTCAACTGGCCCACCTACCCTTTGTTAGTCGTGGGCGGGGAAGTCGTGGGCGGGGTGGATATTATGGATGACCTTAACAAAACAGGCGAACTGGGAGAACTCATCAAGAAAGCACTCAAGGAGTCCGAAGGTGCGGCGGCCGGTGGCCCAGAAGGAGATCGATCGAAAGCCTGAGCAcccgctttctcgtcttctaACTCAATAAACGTTGCCTGACGGCGATCCCCAGGTGAACCCAAGCGCGGCCGAGGACTCATCCTTCCGGATATTGGCGACGAATTCCCTTTTCGAGTAGCCTCTCCTAGTCGTAATAGGACTCCACCGAATACCCCTTTGTGCGTTGAAGGGTTGCGCCGGGATAACGCCCGCGAGGGGGGTCAAACTTTCTGCCCGTGAGGAAGTTCTCGGTCGAGGGGAACCGCACAAATAGAatttcgttttttcctaCATCTTCGCTGATCTTGGTCGCTGTCGCCCCGTCTGCGTTTTCGGGACTTCTCTTGTTCGAACCGAAACTGGCGTGCAGCCCTATTGTCTAGGTTTTTTCGCAAGTTCTTAATGGAAAAGTGCCTGGTACAACGCTTTTTTGACAGTGTAAGAATAGCAGTCCAGTGCATGTTTACTGAAACGATCGGGCAGTTGAGCGTGTGgcagcggctgtctcgcgtgtACATACAGGACAACTGTGTGAGATTCAGTACGCGTTCAAGGACGGCGCTGCTGATGAAGGACGGGGGCCCCGGTAGGAAGGATAGATTCTTGTTGAAATATGGTCTTGTTAGCCAGGAACGGTGCATTTTCTCGACTCTGAATACATGAACGCTCTAGCTGGCGAGGGGCCACTTAGGGCCCGAACCGTCCGTTGcacacgcagaaacgcaGAACTGCTGCGCGTGTACGGAGGCACTGCCTCAGGGAGGAACGACAGGAAATAAAGCTTTGCGACGCCAGGCCAGAAGGCTACTGACACAGATTCCCGGGAAAACAAGCACGATGCGGTGCGTGATGCACGCATAACAAATGCTTGCGCCTGAAAAAACCTGGTCGTCTGACTGTGGCTGAGACTCGACGCATTCGTGGGTATACGGTGAACATCATTAAGTTACAGAAAGGACTTACACTTGCTTCTGTCTGACTGATGCTAGCACAGGACGGATTTTTTACTACGGCACCACGGGTGTACATTTGCGGCCTTCATGCGTCGATGAAAACCACTCTGATTCCGCCCGTCTCCAGCAAGAGCACATCTAGAATTGCACCGCATTCCCTTTGTCAGATTTCTCCCAAATGCCGAGCACACTGACCCTCAAATTTTTCCTATAACGTACCTCGATCGAAGTTAGGCCAGAAGGGTTGCGGGTTACGAACAATCTACTGCAGTGAAACAGCAACGGCTGCGACGCAGATCGAGACATCTTGTTGCTCAGCACGACACGCAGCCTTCCTTGTGGCTGCATTTCATATGTAGTTGTTTGCGGAAAAACGTAGTGCCACTCACACGATTTAGGCTGTTCGCAAGACATTTTTGCTTTGCCGTCGACCGCTGGAAGACCGCATCCTCGAGCAGCTCAGAGCACGG from Neospora caninum Liverpool complete genome, chromosome VIII includes the following:
- a CDS encoding putative CHCH domain-containing protein, which produces MRGSTGGSPEEPGHSPCEARNSGADPSSASSSQSSKGSRIPGTVLHPDEIHQRTRRRVEYFEAKQATHYEKKENDAIRAQIGKEIRDKCRPELDDYYDCMCERTFTFIACRSYAAAVHKCIAKYEKPEVMKARWEEVAREREALGLSRINRRQRKYYNKYISDLDGSGWLPAKTEATGTGDKEA
- a CDS encoding Glutaredoxin, related, with product MKGSPKAPMCGFSARAVGILNSLDVDEYTFVNILQYPDVRALAKKHFNWPTYPLLVVGGEVVGGVDIMDDLNKTGELGELIKKALKESEGAAAGGPEGDRSKA